In Clupea harengus chromosome 23, Ch_v2.0.2, whole genome shotgun sequence, the sequence CCAGCTTGAGGCCAAACTCAAGGAGACAACCGAGAGactggaggatgaagaggaaatcAATGCTGAGCTGACtgccaagaagaggaaactggagGATGAGTGCTCTGAGCTCAAGAAGGACATTGATGATCTGGAGCTGACCTTGGCcaaagtggagaaggagaaacatgccactgagaacaaggtttatattctttaaaaaaaaaaaagaataatgttttattttcaagaAGTCTTCGTGAGGTTTACTGGATATTGATATAAAACATTCTATGCGTAGGTCAAGAACCTGACAGAGGAGATGGCCTCTCAGGATGAGTCCATTGCTAAGCtgacaaaagagaagaaagcccTCCAAGAGGCCCATCAGCAGACTCTTGATGATCtccaggcagaggaagacaaagtcAACACTCTGACCAAGGCCAAGACTAAGCTTGAACAGCAAGTGGATGATGTGAGTTAAGGGCCTGTCTGTGTAAAGAAATGCACATATATCATTGTGCTACTTATTTACTTAATGCTTTGTATCTGCAGCTTGAGGGTTCCCTGGAGCAAGAAAAGAAGCTCCGCATGGACCTTGAGAGAGCCAAGAGAAAGCTTGAGGGTGACCTGAAACTGTCCCAGGAGAGTGTCATGGATCTGGAGAATGACAAGCAGCAGTCTGATGAGAAGCTGAAGAAGTAATGTAGAATTCTATTAGTAACTAATGATTCATGCAAACATGTACTCCTTTTTTAGTCCTTTTTTGGTATAAGCAGCCGTTAACAACTATTTTAATTTACAATCATACAGGAAGGACTTTGAAACAAGCCAGCTCCTTAGCAAGATTGAGGATGAACAATCATTGGGTGCTCAGCTCCAGAAAAAGATCAAGGAGCTTCAGGTTTGTTTCACATCTTCAGTACCGGATAGTGTTTACTATCATCTGCCTGTTCTTTCTTAGTATCActtatttctttttaacaacCAATAGGCCCGCATTGAAGAATTGGAAGAAGAGATTGAGGCTGAGCGTGCAGCTCGTGCTAAGGTTGAGAAGCAGAGAGCTGATCTCTCCAGGGAACTTGAGGAGATCAGTGAGAGGCTTGAGGAGGCTGGTGGTGCCACTGCTGCTCAAATTGAGATGAACAAGAAGCGTGAGGCTGAGTTCCAGAAGCTGCGTCGTGACCTTGAAGAGTCCACTCTGCAGCATGAAGCCACTGCTGCAGCGCTCCGTAAGAAGCAGGCTGATAGCGTCGCCGAGCTGGGAGAGCAGATCGACAACCTCCAGCGTGTCAAGCAGAAgcttgagaaggagaagagtgaataCAAGATGGAGATTGATGATCTTTCCAGCAACATGGAGGGAGTCGCTAAAACTAAGGTTTGTGACATGTAAACCTTAATGCTCTAGCTGACTGTAACTACAAACAATATCATACTGCAAACAATGATATGTTGTCCAGTAAAATTGTAATAATTGCCGTAAACATTTTTGACTTTTGTGTTGCTTATTCATTTTACTTTCACAAACAGGGAAATCTTGAGAAGATGTGCCGTACCCTTGAGGACCAATTTAGTGAAATCAAGGCCAAGAGTGATGAGGGTGCGCGCCAGGTCAACGACCTCAGTTCTCAGAGAGCAAGACTTCAGACTGAAAATGGTGAACTCGGCCGCCAGGTTGAGGAGAAAGATGCTCTTGTGTCTCAGCTGAGTAGAAGCAAACAGGCATTCACTCAGCAAATTGAGGAGCTGAAGAGGCTAAATGAGGAGGAAGTCAAGGTACTGATACCCGTGAATGACATGAAGAAATTGGAGTACATAACCCACATTCTGTGAAGCCCTAAATGAACACCATTCATTATTCACAAACAGGCCAAGAATGCCCTGGCCCACGCTGTTCAGTCTGCACGCCACGACTGCGACCTTCTGAGGGAGCAgtttgaggaggagcaggaggcaaaGGCTGAGCTGCAGCGTGGCATGTCCAAGGCCAACAGCGAGGTTGCTCAGTGGAGGACCAAGTACGAAACTGATGCCGTCCAGCGCACTGAAGAGCTTGAGGAGTCCAAGTATGTACCAAACAGGCAAAGAAACACATAGAATGTGGATGTTGGTTGTTATGTTGTCTACTAAAACCTGTCCACGTCCTTTAACTTAAATCGGTTGCATTATCAGGAAAAAGCTTGCCCAGCGTCTACAGGAGGCTGAGGAACAAATTGAAGCCATCAACTCCAAGTGTGCTTCTCTGGATAAAACCAAGCAGAGACTCCAGGGTGAGGTTGAGGACCTCATGGTTGATGTGGAGAGAGCCAATGGCCTGGCTGCCAACCTTGACAAGAAGCAGAGAAACTTTGACAAGGTTATAACTCTATCTGGAATTTGTGTAGTATTGTAGGACAAACTAGCACTCATATTACATAATATGGACATATGGTTTTTTGGTAGCAGTGTCTCATATGTGAAATTAACCTAAGACACAAATTGTTTTTCAAAGGTCTTGGCAGAATGGAAGCAGAAATATGAGGAGGGTCAGGCAGAGCTGGAGGGTGCCCAGAAAGAGGCTCGCTCTCTCAGCACTGAGCTGTTCAAGATGAAGAACTCCTATGAGGAGGCTCTTGACCAACTGGAGACTCttaagagggagaacaagaatCTCCAACGTAAGTCAAGATGGTCTTAAAATACTTCCAAATTAAAGCTTGTTAAGAGAagctaaaaacaaaatgtttcatCCTGGAATACAAATCAATAGTACATTGGTAGATGCTGACTTTGTGTTAAGGGTTTTAAATGTCTTGTTGCAGAGGAGATCTCTGACCTGACggagcagcttggtgagactGGAAAGAGCATTCATGAGCTGGAGAAGACCAAGAAGACTGTTGAGACTGAGAAGGCTGAGATCCAGACTGCCCTGGAAGAGGCTGAggtacaaatacaaaatccaaCAGGATGGAATGGAGAGATTCAATAGGACATCTTAATACATTAAGCAATTTGTCATATCTTAAAATGTTTTACACTCTATTTAAAAATAGGGAACTCTTGAGCATGAGGAGTCCAAGATTCTCCGTGTCCAGCTTGAACTGAACCAGGTCAAGGGTGAGGTTGACCGGAAGCTtgcagagaaggatgaggagatggagcagaTTAAGAGGAATAGCCAGAGGGTGACTGACTCCATGCAGAGCACCCTGGACTCTGAGGTCAGGAGCAGGAATGATGCCATGAGAAttaagaagaagatggagggagaccttAATGAGATGGAGATTCAGCTGAGCCACGCAAACCGCCAGGCTGCTGAGTCCCAGAAAAGTCTGAGGACCGTCCAGGGTCAGCTCAAGGTCAGTAGTATAAATATTCAGTGTTTTGATATTACAGTTCTCACACCAATGAAGTATAGCAAACACCACACATTTCACTGTCAACCAGGATGCTCAACTGCAccttgatgatgctgtcagaggACAGGAAGATATGAAGGAGCAGGCTGCCATGGTGGAGCGCAGGAACGGCCTTATGGTGGCTGAGATTGAGGAGCTGAGAGCTGCcctggagcagacagagagaggccgcAAAGTGGCTGAGCAGGAGCTGGTAGATGCCAGTGAACGTGTTGGCCTCCTGCACTCCCAGgtagagaataaaaaaaggTTGTTTAAACCGATACATTAAACAAACAGTTCCAGCATTCAAAATATAACtgaggttgtttttttctccacacTAGAACACAAGTCTGCTGAACACCAAGAAGAAGCTTGAGGCTGACCTCATTCAGGTCCAAGGTGAAGTTGATGACATCGTCCAGGAGGCAAGAAATGCTGAGGACAAGGCCAAGAAAGCCATCACTgatgtaagttttttttttctgaaacggAGCATTATATTTAAAAGTACTTTTACTTCTATTAATTAAAAATACACTATTCCATCATATAGGCTGCCATGAtggcagaggagctgaagaaggagcaggacaccagttctcatctggagaggatgaagaagaacctGGAAGTCACTGTCAAGGATCTGCAGCACCGCCTGGATGAGGCTGAGAATCTGGCCATGAAGGGTGGCAAgaaacagctccagaaactggAGTCCAGGGTAGGTAACAAAATATGACTCTGAATGAATATGTTTAACTCATCATAACAAAACAGGGGTCGGTATCTGAAATGGAAATATTTTTCATGTTAAGGTTCGTGAACTGGAAGGTGAGGTTGACGCTGAACAGAGACGTGGTGTTGATGCTGTCAAGGGAGTCCGCAAATACGAGAGGAGGGTGAAGGAGCTCACCTACCAGGTAAGAAAGCTCTACTCTTTCTCTAGAACTGCATGCAAAATCTAAGAGGGTAGGACATTTCTTGACAAACTTTTTTCTCTTTAGactgaggaggacaagaagaatgtCACCAGACTGCAGGATCTGGTTGACAAGCTGCAGATGAAGGTCAAGGCCTACAAGAGGCAGGCTGAGGAAGCTGTGAGTATTTTTCTGCCTTTGCTATACAGGAAAATATCTGCTACTTTTGCTACTTCACATtgactcttgttttgttttcctgtatTAATTGCCCTCAATTTCATATACAACAGGAGGAACAGGCCAATACTCACCTGTCCAAGTGCAGGAAGGTTCAgcatgagctggaggaggctgaggagcgtGCTGACATTGCTGAGTCCCAGGTCAACAAGCTCAAGGTCAAGAGCCGCGATGCCGGAAAGGTAAGATAATGTTTTCTGaacaaacattacaattatttcACCAATAAACTTTGAAAATGTAAGTGTCATTGATTTTTATTTGTCACctagttaattcattttttttgttctcttttaaaGGGCAAGGAGGCTGAAGAGTAAAACCTCTGAATCCATGTCACTTTCATCTGGATAAAATATCCTGGTTAATGTGATTATTCCAACAATGCATACTACTTAATAAATATCTGAATATGAATCtgaatgtttgtcttttttcataAGTTCATTCATATACTTTAGTCAGGGGGCTGATTTTTCTATGACTTTATAACTGGACTGTAGTTTTTTCTATAGGAAGCTGCCTCTATCTTACCTATTAGATTCCACATTCACAAGTCATCTCACCGTCCTTGGTACGTCTATGAGACTACTTTAGCTGTTGAACTACATCAGAATTATAACACTGCAGCAGACAATGCATGCAACTCTTtacttaagcaatatagtacgagtgcgagtggggtaggtaagggatattcccacagGTGGtcttcggccgtagccacgaggccggaggcaggtgggaatatcccttacctaccccactcgcacgagtactatattgctttcataaaacaattttatagtcaaccaattaacatttaaacacgaagttattaattgaaaaatgtttatttcgccattgtttctccgcaacaaaaaaatagttccattgtcaaagtcttttggaattataagagctttgaattaacggttatcgcttaattgtatcaacgtgctatagaatgtttcatcgcggactgatttattattagctgtgaaaagtcggagttgggatgtcctgggatattccaactcatggaacgtctctcgtccaatcagaaacagctaaataatgcaatagaacccaattgttttataatggtAAACAGTCTCCATATCAGAGAAGGTCTGCTAACGTCCAACCTTGAGATCATATTTTGCATACTGAACTAGAAGGGCTTCATCCTAAACTGTATGTCAAGCACAGGGATCACATCTGAGGGATTTCAACAAATTTTAGCCAATGAGTGTCATTTTTGGTCATGGTGCTAACACGTTTGTTACGACATATATTGCTAGCCAGTTAGATAACGTTAGCTTAAATTACTGCTAACTTGGTCATTTCAAACATACTGTTAGTTTTCAATAATTGCCAACTGTTACTAGGTTTAATGTACTTTGTACATATAGCAAGTCTTCACAGTGTCGTGATTTGGGACCTTCTGGCCTCTTGAGACTACCTCAAGGATCATCCTGATCGTCTGGGAAACGCCAGGAGAGGTtcctaaaggccccgtcacaccataacgttctggtcaacgttctctgaactttctaatcattcaatttcgagcgttctagggcgaggtggacacatctggcgtgtgactgaacgaaagaatagcgtaggactgacgcatgactactagcgtgggactcacgcatgaggagcatgtaacagcgactagtgacgtgtcactggtgcgcgacaaacgtgtgctgacgtgcctgctactagcgctgctgcaagtaagaagatgataactgctgctgaaagtaagaagaatacaaagcctctttcactagcaatgtcttcggacgaagatttactgttattattactgtgatttacgaaataacgggcgttattcctggggttttatgttattaaaataaatgatttaaatttgacactgaatttgtgtttctcaatgtttattattagaaaacatcaacacatccacacacattgtccatgtcacaagagtcttcatatcatatccatctgccatggaacagcaccagctataacagtgctcagctatgttcaagttcagtacatctacttcatgctgggctcaagcaagcatatataccctccactccgcttttcgctagattatgcaatgaccttgcatgacatgatagcatggaatatgtagatttatagtgcacagaataacgtttgcaatgatgtaagttgcgtttgttgatcacatatggttaataacatattaattgtagaagggacatgataaaatcgagatcttcccttggtgaaaaaactttcgccgatatctttgtatgagagatgggttaggtgctcaaatttcccgggatcaaagaggacgttagtaggcatgtcctaACTAAAAATcgcgtctcaggattgctgcgcacataagttatttcgggtgcatccactgtactcagtctaccctacccaacgactgactacgatagccaaacgcgtgcaaagttaataaaacgttccacgaaagttctccagcgtttaaattaaacgttgaagaacgctggtctccatgagaacttttgtgcatgttcaaaaatgtattttcggaccagcgttctccgccgatcaccgacgattactgacgattacagcgttcaccagctttcacacaacgctcttctggtgctataccagTGACcgtggacgattaccaacgtttcctctaacgtcaaagaacgttgacaagaacgttatggtgtgacggggccttaaagAAGGGGGTCCTGTCACGATTTGGGACCTTaggcctctagaggccgccaaCAAAATACTCtatgcctgttgtgtgtgtacatgtgcttgtgtttacTTCCTTGTGTCTTCAAGTTTCTCTTGAGTTTACTGTTTTCACCATACAGGATGTTTCATTATTGTAAAACtggaacagacaaaataaagagATACATAAATATCACGTAAAATAATGTGGCATAAGGTTAGCATGATgccacgagagctagcatagtttagctgctaaatagCAAATTCTCATATAACATTTAGAAACATAAATTCAACATTTAAAATAACTTACACAATGGTTAACTTATAGTATAATATCTGGTGattacatacatatgtataaaGTCCTTTTAATAACATAGAGGCCTGGCTGGGAGACAGTCATCAGGAGCAAATGAACATTGTGAGTTATGTGCTCAAGATGAGGGACAAGCTTGAGGACTTAAGCAGCCTGGCCCATAACAATTTGGCCCAGGCCCAAATACACCAAAAGACATGATACGACCGGACTGCCCGTAGCCGCACCTTCAATCCGGGGCAGAaagtgcttctgctgctgccttCCTCTGAAATATAATCAACACTTCGTGGCCATTAGTCCATCAGTTCATTAGTCCACAATAATTGCCACAACGTCCCCCCCTGCACACTggttacagcacaacacacaatcatacaacaatcacatgattacacacatcaataaacaaTGATAATTCCCCAGACTGAAATGTGACACATACAACCCATTATTTTTCAACCTCACAAAATTCAGGTCTTAAAATTTGTGTCTCAAAAAAAATCAGGTCTTTAGATCCAGGCATCACAGGAAGAATATAAAaaggtcttgtgtgtgtgtcatttttggTCATGGTGCTAATATGTTTGTTATGATACGTTTTCTGACCAGCTATAGCTAATGTTTGCTGCTAACTTTAAAGTTTGTGTTCGCTACTACACTCTAGTTCTAGTTGTAAGTCCAGTTTACGGGACTGTGGTAAAACTGTAGTGTGTCCATTTCACCAAACTATGGGAAAAAAGTCTGTGCACCTGCTATTATGTTTTACTGTTTATTGAGTAGAAGTGATTAGTTTCCTTTTACTGTGTTTATTGATTGTGTTTTGGGGTAATAAGTGTCGTGCTAATATTGGTTATTATtggttgtgtaaatgtgttattGATATTTGTTATCAGTGGTATAATAAGTTGTGTGTGCGAATGAGTTTTGTATATGTGTTACTGATATTAGTTATCAGTGAATGTGCTGACTGGAGAAAacgggggggaagggggggaaggGGCCGGGTCTGTGGCAGAGCTTTTGTGTTTCGTTGGCGTTTACTGGATTACCGGACGTCTGTTGAACGAGATCCGAAGTTGATTGGTTCCCTACTGCGTTGGAGTGGAGGCCGGTGAGATGCCCGTCTTCTACGTTCGTGGGTTGCCAGGAAAGAGCTGACCTGAGTCGTCCGTTTGACTGAGAGAAGCCTGAATGAATATTGACTGAGAGCTAGATTCGTCTGCTCTCGGTTCAATGGTGAGTGTGCCTTGTCCACTAATAAGCTGAGGAATTACGGTTAGCACCATACAAAGTAGAGCTTTACGGACTATCACAAGtagctattttctttgggtTGATTTACTTTTGGTTGATATTATTATCTTTTCGTGTGTTGGttatttactttctgtttgctgtgagtgtattgctacttgtggagatactggcgatttctctctctctctgtgtgcgtgcgagtgtgcgtgattgACAGACCAACGTGAGCAGCTGTGGTGCGGTGGTGGATGCTGACGGACTTTGCTTACGGACTTTTGGATACGGCGGACTCTTGGACATTGTAGACTGTGGTTCCTTCGGCAGTGGCCTACGGCCTGATTCAAgagtatttatattttagtgcttgtaataaattgtatattttttttgtctggatgaatctgtagtgctgctcccaccaaacaaagaacctaaacactaaactttaaactagaggcccatctctataaactgggtggcgtagtcggtctACACTGCCGTCCTCCCGTCACATTTGGCAGTAGTTGGCAGGATTTGGTTTGGAGCTTCACCTACAATTCATCCAGACAGTGTTTAGTTTAAAATTGTAAAAATGATGCCTGTTTATGTGGGTCCTTGGATTCCTACATTTAAAGGAAGTGTTGGGGATACAAAATTCAATGACTGGAAAGAGCAGATCCAGTTTTTTTGCAATCACGGGAGTTTATTGAAGCACAAAAAGTCAGCATAACACTGAGGGGCTTTAGCTGATGAAGCCAAAGGGGAAAtttttgttttgggggaaaCGCAACGTGATACAGTGGCTAAGATTTTAGCATATTTGGAGTTCCTGTAGATGCGATGTGGCGGCTGCTGCTGAGGCTGGACGAGCTCCCTGTGAGCCAGGCAAGTGCTGACTGGCAGGCCAAGCAGAGGGAGGACTAAGACCTGGAATTGGCCCGGAGGTATGTGGAGATTGGACATTTTCCTACCGGAGCTGCATGGCGTGGTGTCCCGCCTAAGGTCAAAGAGCTACTACAGCAGCGGGCCAAGCTGGCGCTGAGAGAGTGGGTCCTATGCCGTCGTGTCATTGACCATAACACCCACGAGATGCTGATGTGGCGGCTGCTGCTGAGGCTGGACGAGATCCCTGTGAGCCATGGCAAGTGCTGACTGGCAGGCCAAGCAGAGGGAGGACTAAGACCTGGAACTGGCCCGGAGGTATGTGGAGATTGGACATTTTCCTACCGGAGCTGCATGGCGTGGTGTCCCGCCTAAGGTCAAACGGCTACTACAGCAACTACTACAGCCAAGCTGGTGCTGAGAGATGGGGTCCTATGCCGTCGTATCATTGACATAACACCCACGAGGTATTCTTCCAGATTGTTGCCCTACTCAACAACGTAAAGAAGTCTGGGAGAGGCATCATGATGCTGTTGGGCatttgggagtggagaggacTCTAACTGCTTACGCCCCCATTTATTTTGGCCTGGCATGGACGCACAAGTCCGCCAGTACCATGCCACTTGTTCGCGTTGCCAGATGCAGAAAGTAGATGCAGCCCCTCAAGGCCCCATTGAAGCCCTTTATAGTGTCGTTCCCTCTAGAGGTTATTGAGTTGGACTTTTTGACACTAGGGAGGCCCCATAACTTGTATCTAAATATTTTGGTGATGACAGATATGTTTACCTGCTATGCTTGGGCAATCCCCACTAGAGACCAGACTGCAAGGACTACAGCTGGGGCCTTATGGCAGCATGTGATGCAGACTTTTGGGTGCCCCATGCGCTTCCATTCGGATCAAGGCCCAAACTTTGAGTCTCACTTAATGGCCAAATTATGTAGCTTGTACAGTGCTGCCAAGAGTAGGACTACACCTTACCATCCCCAGGGCAATGGCATGTGCGAACGCCTCAATCAGACTCTGCTGAACATGTTGCGGACCTTAGAGGAAGAGAAGCAGCACCGATGGCCTGAATTCCTTCCATCCCTGGTTCAAGCTTATAATGCAACTTTGCACAGCTCGACTGGATATGCACCTGCATATCTGATGTTTGGAAGACATGTTAGATTGCCAGTGGATGTAGCCCTCGGGGTAGAAAACCCACAGACCCAATACAGACGTGACATCTGGGTAGAGGAACACCATCACAAGTTGTTGTATGCCTATGCCCTAGCAGCAAAATCTATGGGCCGTGCAGCAGAGCAATACAAGAAACACTATGACCGTCAGGC encodes:
- the LOC116218693 gene encoding myosin heavy chain, fast skeletal muscle-like, whose protein sequence is MNPPKYDKIEDMAMMTHLNEASVLYNLKERYAAWMIYTYSGLFCATVNPYKWLPVYDQAVVEAYRGKKRMEAPPHIFSVSDNAYQFMLQDKENQSVLITGESGAGKTVNTKRVIQYFATIAVSSGKKAEVVPGKMQGSLEDQIIAANPLLEAYGNAKTVRNDNSSRFGKFIRIHFATTGKLAKADIETYLLEKSRVSFQLPDERGYHIFFQMMTNHKPEILEMCLITNNPYDFPMCSQGQITVASIDDKEELDATDDAIDILGFTAEEKVTIWKLTGAVLHHGNLKFKQKQREEQAEPDGNEDADKVAYLLGLNSADMLKALCYPRVKVGTEYVTKGQTVPQVYNSVSALSKSIYERMFLWMVIRINQMLDTKKSSQFYIGVLDIAGFEIFDYNSMEQLCINFTNEKLQQFFNHTMFVLEQEEYKKEGIVWAFIDFGMDLAACIELIERPMGIFAILEEECIVPKASDVTFKDKLYAQHLGKNAAFAKPKLTKGKPEAHFSLVHYAGTVDYNVTGWLDKNKDPLNDTVVQLYQKSSVKLLPVLYPPPVEEVGGAKKGGKKKGGSMQTVSSQFRENLGKLMTNLRATHPHFVRCLIPNEIKKPGYMQNFLVIHQLRCNGVLEGIRICRKGFPSRIMYADFKQRYKVLNASVIPEGQFIDNKKAAEKLLGSIDVDHDEYKFGHTKVFFKAGLLGTLEEMRDEKLVSLVTMTQALCRAYLMRREFVAMMERRDAIFTIQMNVRSFINVKHWPWMKVYYKIKPLLQSAETEKELVALKEEHAKLKDVFAKVDARKKDLEEKMVSIVQERNDLHLQMSSSNETINDAEERCEGLIKSKIQLEAKLKETTERLEDEEEINAELTAKKRKLEDECSELKKDIDDLELTLAKVEKEKHATENKVKNLTEEMASQDESIAKLTKEKKALQEAHQQTLDDLQAEEDKVNTLTKAKTKLEQQVDDLEGSLEQEKKLRMDLERAKRKLEGDLKLSQESVMDLENDKQQSDEKLKKKDFETSQLLSKIEDEQSLGAQLQKKIKELQARIEELEEEIEAERAARAKVEKQRADLSRELEEISERLEEAGGATAAQIEMNKKREAEFQKLRRDLEESTLQHEATAAALRKKQADSVAELGEQIDNLQRVKQKLEKEKSEYKMEIDDLSSNMEGVAKTKGNLEKMCRTLEDQFSEIKAKSDEGARQVNDLSSQRARLQTENGELGRQVEEKDALVSQLSRSKQAFTQQIEELKRLNEEEVKAKNALAHAVQSARHDCDLLREQFEEEQEAKAELQRGMSKANSEVAQWRTKYETDAVQRTEELEESKKKLAQRLQEAEEQIEAINSKCASLDKTKQRLQGEVEDLMVDVERANGLAANLDKKQRNFDKVLAEWKQKYEEGQAELEGAQKEARSLSTELFKMKNSYEEALDQLETLKRENKNLQQEISDLTEQLGETGKSIHELEKTKKTVETEKAEIQTALEEAEGTLEHEESKILRVQLELNQVKGEVDRKLAEKDEEMEQIKRNSQRVTDSMQSTLDSEVRSRNDAMRIKKKMEGDLNEMEIQLSHANRQAAESQKSLRTVQGQLKDAQLHLDDAVRGQEDMKEQAAMVERRNGLMVAEIEELRAALEQTERGRKVAEQELVDASERVGLLHSQNTSLLNTKKKLEADLIQVQGEVDDIVQEARNAEDKAKKAITDAAMMAEELKKEQDTSSHLERMKKNLEVTVKDLQHRLDEAENLAMKGGKKQLQKLESRVRELEGEVDAEQRRGVDAVKGVRKYERRVKELTYQTEEDKKNVTRLQDLVDKLQMKVKAYKRQAEEAEEQANTHLSKCRKVQHELEEAEERADIAESQVNKLKVKSRDAGKGKEAEE